The Acinonyx jubatus isolate Ajub_Pintada_27869175 chromosome B3, VMU_Ajub_asm_v1.0, whole genome shotgun sequence genomic interval CATCTTGTGTATCTTCTGCTTTCAGAGTATATCAAGACCGACCAATTCTCACTGGCACTACATTTCCACCATTCTCTAAATTCTGTCATCTCCAGCTTGGTACTAGTAGGTCTGCCTGCTTCTACCTTGCTGCAATACTAGAgccaaaattattcttttaaaacccAAGTGAAGtcctgtcactcctctgctcagaatCCTCCAATGACTCCTCATTTCACtctgaaaaaaaggtaaaattcttATGTTTACAAGTGCCTCTCCACGGGACTGGATCCAGCCTGCCTCTCTGAGCCCTCCTGACTTCAGCCTTGGAGACTGTCCTGGCCTTTCTTCTCTGTGGAATGTTCTTCTCCCTTTTATCCTCATGGCTCTTACGCTCTCACATTTTTCTTTACTCATCAGTCATCTTCCAATCACTCCTGTTTAAAATGACAGCCCCACCTTTCGTCACTCCAGAGCCTTCTTACCCTGCTTTACTTTTTGCCATAGCACTTCTCACCTTGTGTATTGcgtaatatacaaaataatttacgGTTTTTCTTGTCCTGATCAAAATCACCCCATCTAAAATGTGAATTCTGCGAGGTGAAGattttggtctgtttgttttgttcactcaCTGTTGTGAACATGCCCTGGCTCAGAGTCCtcacaaaagaaagaagttttttAGTTCATGAATATGTgaggctgtttttattttagatcatAAAATATCAACTAAGAGCCAAGTCAAAAGCTTACAGTTTTCATCAACATGCATGCAAGTAAATTTGTGTTGGCTacaaattgtttttcaatttttcatatatttttcaatcAGCTGTAGAGGATtttgataaatacaaaaaatttacTTGGTCTTAATATTCTGAATTAACTAGGTTTATTTCTTAactaaaacattttcaattttcttttcttcacagaaTGGGTGTCCTGGTGTCGATAGATACGAAAATGTCGGTCGACGACTTGCAAAtcaacaaagtttaaaaaataggattGAATCTGTAAAAACAGGTCTCCTTTTTAGCCCAGATATTGATGAAAGATTAACAAAGAAAGGTACATTTACATGGTATTGTTAGTTTTATGCAAAAAAACCtactttcattgtttttctgaaacatttgttCCAGCTTGAGACgtaattgacatataaccttcaattatttttatggtaaaatatattaagtaatttACTCTTCTAGAAATTGAAAATTCatgtttgaaaagtaaaaatgtttgaaTTGGGATTGTATGTTTGTATGAACAATTGGAGGATGCTTATAAATACAAAAAGTTTGACGTTTTTAtgctaaaaattattcttttaacacAAATCCTTAACTTATTGAAATTAAATGCTTAATACCTTTATATGCCATGTGTTtgaataatatttgaaatatgtttcaaatataaatgattaaaaagacTGAACTGCTTTATTTTAGGTTCAAAAAAGATCAGTAAGTCTGAGGAGAACTTATTAACCCCAGAGCGTCTAGATGGAACAAGTTACCGGATGTCTTGGACAGGACCTACCAATTCCGGTTTTCAAGAAATGGTGACAAATGAAGTTTCTCCAATCAAGGGAAATCTTGAGGTGGAAAGCTCTTCTTCGGAGCCTGATACTTCAGTTGAAAAGTTACCTGTTAGTTCATATGAACGCACCCTTTCTAATGTACAGGATAAGCATAACAACAGTGTAACTGGAAGCTCTCTTAGTGGGGATGAAAATCACTTGACCACAGAGACTCTGGCGAAAATTCAGAAAGCATTTTCCGAATCTGGAAGTAATCTTCATGTATTGATAAATCACAGCCAGTCATCAGTAACTAATGTGGGGAAAgtaaaactaaatgaaacatCTTCTATAGAATACAGTCCAGAGAAAAATCTGTTTGAGACTAATGATTTGACTGTGATAGAATCAAATGAACATCAAACTGGTAAAGAAGAACATAGTTTTCCAGAACAAGCCATCTCACTCCATCAAACTCAAAATTTGGATAGAGAAGCAACTGTAAAATGTTATTCAACTCATGTGAAGATTGAACATGAAGAAAGCATTTGTTCAAATATACCTAAAGACTATTCAGTTAAGCAAGAGTTGCCTAGTGATGAACACGTAAAGGAACAGCAGTCTCTGGGGGATAAAGTAAATCCTGAATTAAGGGAGAGCGAGAATATGATCGAAGAGAACTTGGCGAAGCATGCAGCTAGCACTTCTTCCTCAGAGCCCATCACGTGTAACATAACAAACTTGTCCAAATGCAGGCCTGTGAGAATTGTTAAGCAGCAGTCGCTGGTGGAAACCTGCAGCGCTACGGTTTCTGAAAGCTTACAAATGACAGAGCGTGGTAATGTGTCAGACCACATACAGTGGTTTAACAAGCTTTCTTTAAATGAACCAAATAGAACAAAGGCAAAGTCACCTCTTAAGTTTCAGCGTACACCTGTTCGTCAGTCTGTCAGAAGGATTAACTCCTTGTTGGAGTATAGCAGACAACCTGTACGGCACCAATTGGCGAGTCTTGGTGATGCTGCTTCTCCTCTGGTGAAGTCAGTGAGCTGTGACAGTGCTCTTTCCTCTGGTATGGAAAGTACATCAAAAGATTCCTTGATTTCATATACCAAATCAGGTCCTAAAGAACAGAAGTTTACGGGGTGTGGACAGTCCAGTGTTGATACAGTTTTGAAATCAAGCATGGAGTTAACTTCTCAATCTTTCTCAAAGACCAAGAGGCCCCCAGACTCCACGAATGCTTCTCTTGGGTCTACCAGAGTTTGTAAACAGGAAGTGGTGTCCAGAGGCCAAATTAAGGTTCCCTTGGATGACCTGACAAATCATGACATATTAAAATCTGTTGTAAATAATAATGCGGGCTTTTCTCCTGGGATAAATAGCAGAGTCCTTAGGAAAccatcagaaaaagaaagggtCTGGTATAAAGGTTCTCCAAAAAATCCCATCGGAAAAGCTCAGTTACTACCAACGAGTAAACCTGTAGACTTGTAATTGGTAGATGTTAATACttgttaatgtaaataaaattagcTGTTGGTGATAGGACTTGCAGGATAATCTGCATGTTGGTTTGTTAGCTCAGGAAGGTTAAGTGATAGATTTTAATTTCAGTGCACAAGCAACTTGAATTCTTACGCTTGTATAAAtgacttgtttttcttaattatggcagtatttaaattttgtaattgtATTGTGATCTCTTCAAGCAGAGGTTACATTTTACCTTTTGAAAGAAGTTGTTGGCTGGGTTTATGAGAAATTAATTCTTGAAAattgtatgaattttatttttaagtgtgatAGGAAGAGTGAACGAGTTGTGACTATTTCCTGTTATT includes:
- the ARHGAP11A gene encoding rho GTPase-activating protein 11A isoform X1, yielding MWDRRLVRLALLQQLRAVYGIKVKSGRGQCDRRRHETAATDTAGKIFGVPFNVLPHSVVPEYGHIPSFLVDACTSLEEHIHTEGLFRKSGSVVRLRALKNKLDHGESCLASAPPCDVAGLLKQFFRELPEPILPVDLHEALFKAQQLGTEEKNKATLLLSCLMTDHTTDVLRYFFNFLKSVSLRSSENKMDSSNLAVIFAPNLLQTSEGHEKMSANTEKKLRIQAAVVQTLIDHASDIGHVPDFIQEKIPAMLGIDGLCATPSLEGFEEGECETPGDYKRKPRQSVGDFVSGALNKLKSNRTPSITPQQERTAQLPISPMNLTPNAKRKLPIESSHGFSSKKRKSIKHNFNLELLPTNLFNNSTPASVHIDTSPEGSAQSSFSPVAISGNDSISTSVLRRSKRIASKKICRVESGKAGCFSPKISRKEKVRRSLRLKFSLGKSSKDPNGCPGVDRYENVGRRLANQQSLKNRIESVKTGLLFSPDIDERLTKKGSKKISKSEENLLTPERLDGTSYRMSWTGPTNSGFQEMVTNEVSPIKGNLEVESSSSEPDTSVEKLPVSSYERTLSNVQDKHNNSVTGSSLSGDENHLTTETLAKIQKAFSESGSNLHVLINHSQSSVTNVGKVKLNETSSIEYSPEKNLFETNDLTVIESNEHQTGKEEHSFPEQAISLHQTQNLDREATVKCYSTHVKIEHEESICSNIPKDYSVKQELPSDEHVKEQQSLGDKVNPELRESENMIEENLAKHAASTSSSEPITCNITNLSKCRPVRIVKQQSLVETCSATVSESLQMTERGNVSDHIQWFNKLSLNEPNRTKAKSPLKFQRTPVRQSVRRINSLLEYSRQPVRHQLASLGDAASPLVKSVSCDSALSSGMESTSKDSLISYTKSGPKEQKFTGCGQSSVDTVLKSSMELTSQSFSKTKRPPDSTNASLGSTRVCKQEVVSRGQIKVPLDDLTNHDILKSVVNNNAGFSPGINSRVLRKPSEKERVWYKGSPKNPIGKAQLLPTSKPVDL
- the ARHGAP11A gene encoding rho GTPase-activating protein 11A isoform X2 is translated as MWDRRLVRLALLQQLRAVYGIKVKSGRGQCDRRRHETAATDTAGKIFGVPFNVLPHSVVPEYGHIPSFLVDACTSLEEHIHTEGLFRKSGSVVRLRALKNKLDHGESCLASAPPCDVAGLLKQFFRELPEPILPVDLHEALFKAQQLGTEEKNKATLLLSCLMTDHTTDVLRYFFNFLKSVSLRSSENKMDSSNLAVIFAPNLLQTSEGHEKMSANTEKKLRIQAAVVQTLIDHASDIGHVPDFIQEKIPAMLGIDGLCATPSLEGFEEGECETPGDYKRKPRQSVGDFVSGALNKLKSNRTPSITPQQERTAQLPISPMNLTPNAKRKLPIESSHGFSSKKRKSIKHNFNLELLPTNLFNNSTPASAISGNDSISTSVLRRSKRIASKKICRVESGKAGCFSPKISRKEKVRRSLRLKFSLGKSSKDPNGCPGVDRYENVGRRLANQQSLKNRIESVKTGLLFSPDIDERLTKKGSKKISKSEENLLTPERLDGTSYRMSWTGPTNSGFQEMVTNEVSPIKGNLEVESSSSEPDTSVEKLPVSSYERTLSNVQDKHNNSVTGSSLSGDENHLTTETLAKIQKAFSESGSNLHVLINHSQSSVTNVGKVKLNETSSIEYSPEKNLFETNDLTVIESNEHQTGKEEHSFPEQAISLHQTQNLDREATVKCYSTHVKIEHEESICSNIPKDYSVKQELPSDEHVKEQQSLGDKVNPELRESENMIEENLAKHAASTSSSEPITCNITNLSKCRPVRIVKQQSLVETCSATVSESLQMTERGNVSDHIQWFNKLSLNEPNRTKAKSPLKFQRTPVRQSVRRINSLLEYSRQPVRHQLASLGDAASPLVKSVSCDSALSSGMESTSKDSLISYTKSGPKEQKFTGCGQSSVDTVLKSSMELTSQSFSKTKRPPDSTNASLGSTRVCKQEVVSRGQIKVPLDDLTNHDILKSVVNNNAGFSPGINSRVLRKPSEKERVWYKGSPKNPIGKAQLLPTSKPVDL